A genome region from Etheostoma cragini isolate CJK2018 chromosome 4, CSU_Ecrag_1.0, whole genome shotgun sequence includes the following:
- the LOC117944018 gene encoding G-protein coupled receptor 61-like: MEPMWNSSHPPLQLMSNMSASYLPEGWALSQSLALLAMLLMDLLAVVGNVAVMTVIAKAPQLHKFAFVFHLCMVDLLAALVLMPLGMLSSRAFFGEALCRSYLFLSVCLVSAAILSISVINVERYYYIIHPMRYEVKMTVGLVASVLIGIWVKALAMSALPLLAWFLQGGRTPLLESSGVGGGGAVTSPPSQGHRRCSLHWTGGGSNRLAFMALFTLVYFLCPVLVILVVYCNMFKVARVAAMHHGPLPNWMNTPRRQRSESLSSRSTMVTSSGTGTGTGRATPQRPFGGGKAAAVLAAVGGQFLCCWLPYFTFHLYSALAASPPATLASLEEVVTWIGYFCFTSNPFFYGCLNRQIRDELSKHLPCLFRRAGVEMEDRLPSREGSIEENFLQFLQGTGCNLDPQNSHSTSSPKGEACCPVAQSQPPEPAQTIPVDFRIPGQIAEETSEFIETEHAKNNHIYTDN; the protein is encoded by the coding sequence ATGGAGCCAATGTGGAACTCCTCCCACCCACCTCTACAGCTCATGTCCAACATGTCTGCCTCCTATCTGCCTGAGGGCTGGGCTCTGTCCCAGTCGCTAGCCCTGCTGGCCATGCTACTCATGGATCTGCTGGCTGTGGTGGGCAATGTGGCTGTCATGACGGTCATTGCTAAGGCCCCACAGCTCCACAAGTTTGCCTTTGTCTTCCACCTGTGCATGGTGGACCTGCTCGCAGCCCTGGTGCTGATGCCCCTTGGCATGCTCTCAAGCCGAGCCTTCTTCGGGGAGGCCCTGTGCCGGAGCTACCTCTTTCTCAGCGTGTGCCTGGTGAGTGCTGCCATCCTCTCTATCTCCGTCATCAATGTGGAGCGTTACTACTACATCATACACCCAATGCGCTATGAAGTAAAAATGACTGTTGGCCTAGTAGCTTCAGTACTGATTGGGATCTGGGTCAAAGCCCTGGCCATGTCTGCTCTGCCGCTGCTCGCTTGGTTCCTGCAAGGTGGAAGAACTCCTCTTCTGGAGAGTAGTggggtggggggaggaggggcAGTCACATCTCCACCTTCTCAGGGTCACCGGCGCTGCTCACTACATTGGACAGGGGGAGGGTCAAACCGCTTGGCCTTCATGGCCCTGTTTACTCTGGTGTATTTCCTGTGTCCAGTATTGGTCATTCTTGTTGTGTACTGCAATATGTTCAAAGTGGCTCGGGTTGCAGCAATGCACCATGGGCCTCTGCCCAACTGGATGAACACGCCTCGTCGCCAGCGGTCAGAATCACTCAGCAGCCGTTCCACGATGGTGACCAGCTCTGGGACAGGGACTGGGACAGGCAGAGCCACTCCGCAGCGCCCCTTTGGGGGAGGAAAGGCTGCAGCAGTGTTGGCAGCAGTAGGCGGACAATTCCTTTGTTGCTGGCTGCCATACTTTACTTTCCACCTGTATTCAGCACTGGCTGCCAGCCCTCCAGCCACACTCGCCTCTCTGGAGGAGGTGGTCACCTGGATTGGCTACTTCTGCTTCACGTCCAATCCCTTCTTTTATGGCTGTCTCAACAGACAGATCCGGGACGAGTTAAGCAAGCATCTTCCTTGTCTGTTTCGTCGAGCAGGGGTTGAGATGGAAGACAGACTGCCCAGCCGTGAAGGATCCATTGAGGAGAATTTCCTTCAGTTTCTTCAGGGCACCGGCTGCAACTTAGATCCTCAAAACTCTCACAGCACCTCCAGCCCTAAAGGGGAGGCCTGCTGCCCCGTGGCTCAGTCCCAACCACCGGAACCAGCACAGACCATACCGGTAGATTTCCGAATCCCTGGACAAATTGCAGAGGAGACTTCAGAATTTATTGAGACGGAACATGCTAAAAACAACCATATTTATACAGACAATTAA